CCCAACAGACTATCCAAAACTTTACCTTATCCCTGGTGATTTACTTCTGAGTAACTACGAAGACAAATTAGGTGATACATGGAACAGTGCAAGAGGTGGCAGTGAACCTGATTTACGAGTGCAATCAGCTATCTATCGGTACATAAATTGGGCGGCTGAACTTATTAAGGCCGATATTGTTATGGTTGATCTCGGACCTAACCTCGGAGCGCTAAATCGCGCTGTACTTGGGGCTAGTGATTATTTCATAGTTCCGATTGCGCCTGACCTATTCTCGATTCGAGGTACAGAAAACCTTGGCTCCAAGCTTGAGGCATGGCGCCAAGGATGGGAGCAATGCAATAATGCCTGGAACGACAAAACTTTAGACCTGCCGCATGGTAGTCCTACATTTCTAGGCTATGTGATGCAACAGCATAATATCCGCAACGATTCAGAAGAAGGAATGACTAAGGGTTGGCAGATATTCGGCAATCGCATTGAGTCGGCTATTCAACAGAATATAGTGGACTGCTTGGAACGTTTTGAACAAGTGTACCATTGGGATGATAACACCTTTAATTTAGGCAAAATCCCTAATCTGCACAGTTTAATTCCGTACTCGTTAGAAGCCAAAAAGCCAGTGTTTGATTGTACAAGAAAAGATGGTCTTAATGGGGCACACATCAGTAGAGCTAGAGACTCAGTTGCTTATTTTGACCCCATAGCACAAAGACTTATTACCGTGATTAATACTCACTAACCAAGAAAAATGCTTGCTTGGGTTCTTTCACAGGGTTCCTGATGAATAGAACGACATTAACCAAAACCTCAGTGAGAAGCGATCGCACCCCCAACCCAGAACAAAAATAAAGAGCGATCGCTCTTATTCATCTGCGGTAATCTGCATTTATCTGCGGGTAAAATAAAAACGCGATCGCTCCCTCAACTACAACATTAGTGAGGAGCGATCGCATCTGAGAAAATAACTTAGGTAGCCACCCACGAAAAATTAGGATGACCAACCTTAGATTGAGGATTGCTTGCAGCTTGTTGTTTACTATATTTGTCGCGTCTCCTAGCGTCGGCGAAAATCAGTCGCCCTACTTCCGGCGCAACCAAATAGCAACAACTGACCAAGCACAAAAAACAATGGACAACAACCTGCAAGCTATCCTCGATGACGATGCAAAGCTAGAAAAGCTAGCTTCTGGCTTCCAGTTTACAGAAGGGCCACTGTGGAACCCTGACGGATTCCTACTCTTCAGCGATATCGCTGGAGATACTATCTATAAATTCACCTCAAACAAAAAAGCTGAAGTATTTCGCCGCCCTTCTAAGAAGGCTAATGGCAATACTCTAGATCGGCAAGGACGGCTGCTTACTGCTCAACACGACGATCGCCGCGTCACGCGCCTGGAAAATGACGGCAAATTAGTCACGTTAATTGAACGATATGAGGGCAAACGGCTCAACAGCCCAAACGATCTTGTAGTTAAGTCAGACGACAGCATCTACTTCACCGACCCACCCTACGGTATTAGCAGCCAGCAAGAGGAATTGGGCTTTTATGGTGTCTATCGACTGGATAAAGAGGGTAAGCTGACTTTGTTGGTTAAAGACTTCGTGCGCCCCAATGGAATTGCTTTCTCGCCAGACGAGAAAAAACTTTATGTTGATGATTCGGACCAAAGCCACATCCGCGTTTTCGACGTACAGCCGGATGGTACTTTGGCGAACGGGCGCGTCTTTGCCGAACTAAAAGACCCCAGCAAACAAGGTCGCCCAGATGGTATGAAGGTAGACTTGCAGGGTAATGTCTACAGCACTGGACCGGGGGGCGTGTGGATCTTTTCACCCTCTGGCGATTTTCTGGGGGCGATCGCCGTACCAGAGACTACCACTAACCTGGCTTGGGGCGACAGCGACTACAAAACGCTCTACATCACTGCTGGCAACAGCCTCTACAGCATCCGCCTCAAAGTAGCGGGGGTGCGTCCTGGAACAACGGGGAGCAACTAAGGTGGTGTAGTAGCGATCGCCCCAGCCTTAATTATCAGGCCCAGATACTATGCGCGGCTCTCCATTCTGGGCGGTAACATTTTCATAAACGCCGCGATCGCGCTTCACTAACTTGCTAAATCCCATGCTCTTGTAATCGTTGTCTGATGTGGGAACCATCAGTCTTGGCACGCTTAACATCCGCTTCACGGGAGCATCAACAGGAGTGCTGCCCAAATCGCGTTTTGCTAAGTTGCACAACTCACCCCAAGTAGTCACTTGCTGGTTCATGCCGTGCATAACTTCAACCTGCTCGTTGTTGCTAGGACAGAAATAATCGTACAAGGGCATGGGAATAATCTCTATCTCAAAGTAGTAGATGAATTCTTAAAAATATCTATATTTTAACTTAGCTAAATTTTGCGGAACATTCAAGGGATAAAAGCTAAATTAAGCATTAAAATAATAGCTTTTGAAAAGAGCGTGCAAAATACAATTGTGTTATTTGCAAAAACCTATCTAAAAGCTGAGACGAAATAGTTAAAGGTTAAGACTAATGGTTGATTACGCCTAACTATTCAAGCTGACACAATCGCACCATAAGGCTTGGCGACAGGCGATCGCATAATAACTATAATGATTAGATCTTGGATGGTAATTGGGGGCGTAACTTTATTAGTCGCCCTAGCTAGTAACTTCATAACACCTAATGATGTCAAATGGTTTAACCGGCTGCAAAAACCAAAGTGGTTAACCTTTATACCCGCTATCCCTCTCATCTGGACAACCGTTTTTATTTGCGGTGCTTGGTCAGCTTACATTGTCTGGGAACAAAGCCAAGGAAGCCAGAGAAAGTGGTGGATTATGGGCTTTTACCTGCTTTTGGAGGTGGTTACAGTTGCCTATAACCCTCTGATGTTGAGGCTCCGCAGTCTTAAAATTGGCACTATCGTCGGCGGAACGGGAGCCATTTTAAGCATACTTCTGGCACTGGCTGTGTGGCAAGTTTCAGGCTGGGCGTCTTTATTGCTATTACCTTATATCATTTGGAGTCCAATTGGCACTTATACCACTTGGGCGATAATGCGCCTTAATCCTGATGATGCTTAATCGATTACAGATTTTAGATTGGCGATCGCCTCGTGCTGTTTGCAGATTTGAGGCTTGCATATAAAACATTAATCCCCCAATTTCTTACACCAAACTCGCAATATATTACTCATTTGCTGCAATATTGCTTGCTAGTTTTACTCCCATTAATTCGTACAATTTTGCAGTTTTTCTAATCACATCTTGGGCATCAAACTCTCGCAACACTTTCTCTCTTGCGGCGGCTCCCATTGCTTGACATAGTTGTATATCTTTCAAAAGTATCTCAATAGCATTCGCCAGCACGCGAGCATTTTTAACGGGAACTAAAAAGCCATTTTCTCCATGATTGACGACATCTCGACAGCCGGGAACATCAGTTGCTACAAGTGGCTTCCCCATTGCTCCAGCTTCTATCAAAATTTTAGGAACGCCTTCTCCTCCGTGTGAAGGAAGTACGACAATAGTTGACAGGGCAATAAGGTTTTCAATTTTATCTGTATGTCCCAAAAGGTCAACTGCCCCTTCATTGCGCCAAAGTTCTAGAGTCGTCTCAGAGATCGCTGTTGGATTTCCAGGATCTGGCGCACCAGCTATTTGAAACGTCGCGCAGTATCCTTTTGTCTTCAGGATGCGGGCAGCTTGAACGAATTCAATTACTCCCTTGTCGCCTAGCAGCCTAGAAGCGAACAGGACGACTGGAGAGGGTATAGCATCTGGATGGCTGGGGCGTGGTGAGAAGCGCTTCACGTCTACGCCAGAGCTTTTTATTACTACTGTTTGGTCGGGAACTATCAGCTTTCCTTTTGCGAAAGCTTGCAGGTCATCCATATTTTGAAATACCACGCGCACCCTTTTGGCAGTCAATAGCTGCCGATACAGAAAGCGGATGACTGGTCGCAAAATTCGAGCTTTTAAATCGTTGCTGATAAAGATATAGCCCAAACCCGTTACAGCATTGACAACTGCTTTCGTCCCGCTTAGACCTGCGGCAATGGTTCCGTACAAAACGCACTTAATAGTAAAGTGATGGACGGCGGATGGCCTCTCGCGAAGGTAAATGAATGTTAGGTGAAGGATGGTCAGGAGTTCGACTAAAGGGTTGACACTGCGGCGACTTAGTTGCAATTCAATCCAACGAAACCCTTCTGCTTGCAGTCTTTCAACGTAGGCATCCCAAGGGGAAACTAAGACGACTTCGGTTCCCTGACGGCGGAGGAATCTAGCTAAAGGTAGACGGAAATTGTAGAGATACCAGCCAGTATTAGCAACAAGCAATATTTTGAGGCTATGTTTGTTTTCCACACCACTTATCTCCACCGCGGTTTACTAATTAGTTTATATTGCAGCTATTGAAATATTTAAACTCAATGCTAAAAGCGATACTAAAATCGCATAAACATAGTAATCTCCCTTCAGATAGATGCGATATTGACAAACGGGGCAATAGCTAGCAGTTTGAGGAAGCTACAGGATGGCGAACGCTCTCCAAACTTACACTAAAGGCTCCAATAATGAATAGTCTTAGGTAATGTAGCAGGGTCAAAAACCGATTTAACATCCATTAATACTCCTCCCTCGCGCAGACAAGCGAACAGTTGAGAGTGTGGTATGTCTAAATAAACTTGATGGCTGACAGCAATTATCAGTCCATCGAGGTTGGATAAAGCTTGCCAAGGTACAAGATCTATGTTGTATTCCCGCTGCGCTTCAAGGGGATCTACTAAGGGGTCATGTACCAGCGGCTCAACACCAAATTGCCGTAATTCTGCCACAATATCCGGTACTCGGCTATTACGCAAGTCTGGTACGTTTTCCTTAAATGTTAGCCCTAGAATTCCAATCCGCGACCCCTTGATGGGCAAATTAGCTTCAACTAAAAGCTTGACTAAACGCTGTGCTAAATATGTACCCATGCTGTCGTTGATGCGGCGACCAGCTAAGATGACTTGGGGATGATAGCCAAGTTCTTCTGCTTTAGTAGTTAGGTAATAAGGATCGACGCCAATGCAGTGACCGCCGACGAGTCCTGGCGTAAAGGGCAAAAAATTCCATTTTGTCCTAGCTGTTGCCAAAACATCCTCTGTGCGGATGCCCAGGCGATCGCATATTAAGGCTAACTCGTTCATTAAGGCAATGTTTAAGTCGCGCTGGGTGTTCTCAATAACTTTGGCGGCTTCGGCAATTTTAATTGAGGGGGCACGATAAACACCAGCGTCAATTATGCTGCTGTAGACTGTAGCAATTCGTTCTAGGGTTTCCGCATCTTCCCCAGCTACAACTTTGACGAGGTTTTCTAGAGTGTGAACGCGATCGCCTGGATTTATGCGTTCTGGCGAGTAACCCAATTTAAAATCAATTCCCTGTTGTAAACCTGATACTTTTGCTAAGACTGACCCACAAATATCTTCTGTTACTCCCGGATATACAGTAGATTCATATACTATTACTGCTCCTGGTTTTAAAACTTTGCCAATCGTTTCCGAAGCTTTGATTAAACACGTCAAATCTGGTCTGTGGTTGCGGTCAATTGGCGTTGGTACGGCTACTACAAAAAAATTTCTTCCGCTCAATTCCGCTGAATCAGCGGTAATGTAGAGATTGGCGGTTTTTAAGTTTTCGTTCGATATTTGACGGGATGGATCGACCCCGCCTTTGAGAGTATTGACTTTCTCTACATTGGTGTCAAAGCCAATTGTGCCTGGAAATTTTTTAGCAAATGCCAAGGCAACTGGTAGACCAACATAACCAAGACCGATAACAGCAATGCGATCGCTTAGCGGTGTGGATGCACTAGCGCCTAGCCTGTCGGATGGCATATCGCTCATCTAAATACTCCCCTTTAGCAGTATGCTTCACTTCTTCAATTCGATAGCTATGAATGCTAACTGCCTAAATAGATACTCATAAAATCCCTTCAGCAGATTTATCCCCAAGATAAATTTCAATATAGCATTATTCCTCGCTCTAAATCGACAGTAATCTATCTCTCTATGCTCGATGCTATAGTCTTTATTTATTAGGGAGTGCAAATCTGCATACTTCTCGTAAAAACAATATTTATCCACCCAATCTAGCTTTTCTTTAGCCCATTCGCTTACTGATAATCCATTTTTAAAATAGCCAAGACCGATACTTCTTAATATAACTGTGTAAATATAACGTAATTTACCCTTTGGTAGCCAGTGAACGCAAGGTATTCCAATGTGGCCTTCACGAATTACTTCTTTTGATGGAAAATGATGATACATAAAGCCATCTTGCTTCAAAACTCTTTTAAGCTTGTCAAGTACCAAGCCTTTATCTTGGA
The Microcoleus sp. FACHB-831 genome window above contains:
- a CDS encoding ParA family protein, with product MAVIISIFNNKGGVGKTTYMFHIAHLLERSGKTVLMVDCDSQCNLTAYAMPESAIERAWSERGNSIWRAIEQVYRGIGDVRQRRPSQINPTDYPKLYLIPGDLLLSNYEDKLGDTWNSARGGSEPDLRVQSAIYRYINWAAELIKADIVMVDLGPNLGALNRAVLGASDYFIVPIAPDLFSIRGTENLGSKLEAWRQGWEQCNNAWNDKTLDLPHGSPTFLGYVMQQHNIRNDSEEGMTKGWQIFGNRIESAIQQNIVDCLERFEQVYHWDDNTFNLGKIPNLHSLIPYSLEAKKPVFDCTRKDGLNGAHISRARDSVAYFDPIAQRLITVINTH
- a CDS encoding zinc ribbon domain-containing protein codes for the protein MPLYDYFCPSNNEQVEVMHGMNQQVTTWGELCNLAKRDLGSTPVDAPVKRMLSVPRLMVPTSDNDYKSMGFSKLVKRDRGVYENVTAQNGEPRIVSGPDN
- a CDS encoding bifunctional 2-polyprenyl-6-hydroxyphenol methylase/3-demethylubiquinol 3-O-methyltransferase UbiG, whose product is MTTMDRLEAANVNHAYFVHYIKQIPDWKCLKVLDFGCGNGEILKLLRQEGIDAYGVDVFYEGASYEALYKTELFQQGIIRKITENGDIPFEDGYFDVIISNQVFEHIQDKGLVLDKLKRVLKQDGFMYHHFPSKEVIREGHIGIPCVHWLPKGKLRYIYTVILRSIGLGYFKNGLSVSEWAKEKLDWVDKYCFYEKYADLHSLINKDYSIEHREIDYCRFRARNNAILKFILGINLLKGFYEYLFRQLAFIAIELKK
- a CDS encoding SMP-30/gluconolactonase/LRE family protein translates to MTNLRLRIACSLLFTIFVASPSVGENQSPYFRRNQIATTDQAQKTMDNNLQAILDDDAKLEKLASGFQFTEGPLWNPDGFLLFSDIAGDTIYKFTSNKKAEVFRRPSKKANGNTLDRQGRLLTAQHDDRRVTRLENDGKLVTLIERYEGKRLNSPNDLVVKSDDSIYFTDPPYGISSQQEELGFYGVYRLDKEGKLTLLVKDFVRPNGIAFSPDEKKLYVDDSDQSHIRVFDVQPDGTLANGRVFAELKDPSKQGRPDGMKVDLQGNVYSTGPGGVWIFSPSGDFLGAIAVPETTTNLAWGDSDYKTLYITAGNSLYSIRLKVAGVRPGTTGSN
- a CDS encoding TspO/MBR family protein → MIRSWMVIGGVTLLVALASNFITPNDVKWFNRLQKPKWLTFIPAIPLIWTTVFICGAWSAYIVWEQSQGSQRKWWIMGFYLLLEVVTVAYNPLMLRLRSLKIGTIVGGTGAILSILLALAVWQVSGWASLLLLPYIIWSPIGTYTTWAIMRLNPDDA
- a CDS encoding glycosyltransferase family 4 protein, encoding MENKHSLKILLVANTGWYLYNFRLPLARFLRRQGTEVVLVSPWDAYVERLQAEGFRWIELQLSRRSVNPLVELLTILHLTFIYLRERPSAVHHFTIKCVLYGTIAAGLSGTKAVVNAVTGLGYIFISNDLKARILRPVIRFLYRQLLTAKRVRVVFQNMDDLQAFAKGKLIVPDQTVVIKSSGVDVKRFSPRPSHPDAIPSPVVLFASRLLGDKGVIEFVQAARILKTKGYCATFQIAGAPDPGNPTAISETTLELWRNEGAVDLLGHTDKIENLIALSTIVVLPSHGGEGVPKILIEAGAMGKPLVATDVPGCRDVVNHGENGFLVPVKNARVLANAIEILLKDIQLCQAMGAAAREKVLREFDAQDVIRKTAKLYELMGVKLASNIAANE
- a CDS encoding nucleotide sugar dehydrogenase, whose product is MSDMPSDRLGASASTPLSDRIAVIGLGYVGLPVALAFAKKFPGTIGFDTNVEKVNTLKGGVDPSRQISNENLKTANLYITADSAELSGRNFFVVAVPTPIDRNHRPDLTCLIKASETIGKVLKPGAVIVYESTVYPGVTEDICGSVLAKVSGLQQGIDFKLGYSPERINPGDRVHTLENLVKVVAGEDAETLERIATVYSSIIDAGVYRAPSIKIAEAAKVIENTQRDLNIALMNELALICDRLGIRTEDVLATARTKWNFLPFTPGLVGGHCIGVDPYYLTTKAEELGYHPQVILAGRRINDSMGTYLAQRLVKLLVEANLPIKGSRIGILGLTFKENVPDLRNSRVPDIVAELRQFGVEPLVHDPLVDPLEAQREYNIDLVPWQALSNLDGLIIAVSHQVYLDIPHSQLFACLREGGVLMDVKSVFDPATLPKTIHYWSL